The following coding sequences are from one Mytilus trossulus isolate FHL-02 chromosome 8, PNRI_Mtr1.1.1.hap1, whole genome shotgun sequence window:
- the LOC134681561 gene encoding uncharacterized protein LOC134681561: MQFLKALYLVVTFSCQTSGQCVFPCSYQNRTYRYVATGTNTTYEQAVFSPPGNLTKVITYINGIEPLYIECVHRSGPFNVIRYYNGTDWLYRCNKDTSDGPDRDVIVVQTNDWETFSFYPTLCDVCNGLGFKNVLSLVGVGNIIE, translated from the exons ATGCAGTTTTTAAAGGCACTTTACCTTGTTGTGACATTTTCGTGTCAAACCTCGG GACAATGCGTATTTCCATGCAGTTATCAGAATCGAACGTACAGATATGTGGCGACAGGGACTAACACAACGTACGAACAAGCAGTTTTCAGTCCACCTGGGAATTTAACAAAAGTGATTACATATATAAATGGCATTGAACCTTTATATATCGAGTGTGTACACAGGAGCGGACCATTTAATGTTATAAG GTACTACAATGGAACCGATTGGTTATACAGATGTAATAAAGACACTTCTGACGGGCCCGATCGCGATGTGATTGTAGTGCAAACTAACGACTGGG agACATTTTCGTTCTATCCAACCTTGTGTGACGTGTGCAATGGTCTCGGTTTTAAGAACGTCTTAAGTCTAGTTGGAGTCGGtaatataattgaataa